A stretch of Salvelinus alpinus chromosome 4, SLU_Salpinus.1, whole genome shotgun sequence DNA encodes these proteins:
- the phf20l1 gene encoding PHD finger protein 20-like protein 1 isoform X9: MSKKTPNRPGITFEVGARIEAQDYLQKWYSSRIEDIDFDEGKMLVHFDRWSHRYDEWIAWDSTRLRPFERPTLRKEGLKEEEGEERLSEMSASRLDELPGCTEDQTELPQPRQELRDGEEVLARWTDCRYYPAKIESVNKEGIYTVQFYDGVIRCVKKNHIKSMPHDAKGQDWIALVKAASAAAKSKGSSTPRTSANSNKVRDDPHGGKSDDEDGQEELDEELQDQSDSDKLESHEGDADCKKERTEVPVTSQQQKVPRTADHDSVQGQTQRQTGSSVTGSPAKCRNRRLKHHSGESNSSQKQRASRPPCSITTLSAGEDTMSAPESMLTPAPRHSCPDMATSGRSAEGQDHSGKRHGEAVPPGSPRSSEQSQRRRRSQRLASVSPDINSDPSVTSHPTTTQCPDLSPHGREHNTSHKDPSSSSPEDQVTNSVERAESSTLHNYCVGIPPTPSSAASILTPSHPPITHRDQLTDRPSANHTAVADKFPPLAAAAGRSITIRSPKLNKHTREPIMNTKRCDDPTSPNDLDLYKCKIPGCSKAFRKAKLLDYHLKYYHNADKDLQDSELPGSPDRAGRTRATSASMPTTTLLEVPDNTKRRRTVSTSSSLSPPGHMFQLDCTGLGSCLKPPRLNRKKRSSASMSSDSTELSLPPPPQEKSFESLHDKILKKVIDKDKHLEPGLMKIEKKVKLEEKSQVIGKKKDKDKERRDRKEKDHLKLKQKKKKKKKRKSKQHCYSDYDDMSLSFLERSTASTLHRSSTSFTFPSSSSCSTTKHYQYPRAILSVDLTGENLSDIDFLEDSTTESLLFSGDEYNQDFDSLNMEDFQEEDEDGTQEIVRCICEMDEENGFMIQCEECMCWQHSVCMGLLEDSIPDQYICYICRDPPGQRWSAKYLHDKDWLNKGQMYGLSFLSENYSEQNCKTSVSTHQLLADVFSVNNVLHGLQLKMDILQNKHNPNLHFWARSWVNSDEDQPMGGLPDCIHLTDNSLNNHNSSKTDTYITSEHSYQKPPSPGQLEHWLSTDRPAADPHGSNSQEGGGVGADLVVAYTNPASHSTHFTAKEQEVRKKTTALAVPGSLAVPGCLNERGPDSVEHARNCLQWQMNLLTHIEDVQNQVAGRMDLIEKELDVLESWLDLSGELEPPDPLARLPQLQHRIKQLLTDLSKVQQMSTLCSV; the protein is encoded by the exons GAGAGACTCAGTGAGATGTCAGCATCTCGCCTTGATGAGCTTCCTGGATGTACAGAGGACCAAACAGAGTTACCGCAGCCGAGACAA GAATTGAGAGATGGTGAAGAGGTGCTTGCGCGATGGACAGATTGTCGCTACTATCCTGCAAAGATTGAATCTGTAAACAAAGAGG GTATCTACACGGTGCAGTTTTATGATGGAGTTATTCGCTGTGTGAAAAAAAATCATATCAAATCTATGCCCCATGATGCAAAAGGACAG GACTGGATAGCCCTGGTGAAAGCTGCCTCGGCTGCAGCCAAGAGCAAAGGAAGCAGTACGCCTCGTACCAGTGCCAACAGCAACAAGGTCAGGGACGACCCTCACGGTGGGAAGTCTGACGATGAGGATGGTCAAGAAGAGCTGGATGAAGAGTTGCAGGATCAGTCCGACTCTGACAAACTGG AATCCCATGAAGGTGATGCTGACTGTAAGAAGGAGCGGACAGAAGTACCAGTGACTTCCCAACAACAG AAGGTACCAAGAACAGCAGACCATGATTCCGTACAGGGGCAGACCCAGAGACAGACTGGGTCCTCTGTGACGGGCTCTCCAGCCAAGTGTCGGAACAGGCGTCTGAAGCACCACTCTGGGGAGTCCAACAG CAGCCAGAAGCAGAGAGCGTCCAGGCCACCGTGCTCCATCACTACTCTGTCTGCTGGGGAGGACACCATGTCAGCCCCAGAGTCCATGCTGACTCCCGCCCCCAGACACAGCTGCCCAGACATGGCTACCTCAGGTCGGTCTGCTGAGGGACAGGATCATAGTGGAAAAA GGCATGGTGAGGCGGTTCCTCCAGGCTCCCCCAGGAGCTCAGAACAGAGCCAGAGGAGGAGACGCTCCCAGCGCCTGGCCAGCGTCAGCCCTGATATAAACTCTGACCCCAGCGTGACCTctcaccccaccaccacccagtgCCCTGACCTCTCACCCCATGGGAGGGAGCACAACACATCTCACAaagacccctcctcctcctctccagagg ATCAAGTGACAAACTCTGTGGAGAGGGCAGAGTCATCGACCCTCCACAACTACTGTGTTGGCATACCACCTACACCTTCATCTGCTGCCTCCATCCTCACACCATCTCATCCACCAATCACACACAGAGACCAGCTGACTGACAGGCCATCGGCCAATCATACGGCAGTGGCAGACAAATTCCCACCCTTAGCTGCAG CCGCTGGGAGGAGTATTACTATCAGGAGCCCTAAACTAAACAAGCACACCAGGGAGCCAA TCATGAACACCAAGCGGTGTGATGACCCAACGTCTCCCAACGACCTGGACCTCTACAAGTGTAAGATCCCTGGGTGCTCCAAGGCCTTCCGCAAAGCCAAGCTGCTGGACTACCACCTCAAGTATTACCACAACGCTGACAAGGACCTCCAGGACTCTGAGCTGCCAGGCTCCCCAGACAGGGCTGGTCGTACCCGGGCCACCTCAGCCTCCATGCCCACCACCACCCTGCTGGAGGTCCCTGACAACACAAAGAGACGCAGGACTGTCTCCACCTCATCGT caCTGTCCCCTCCGGGCCATATGTTCCAACTGGACTGTACTGGACTGGGAAGCTGTCTGAAACCTCCCAGGTTGAACAGGAAGAAGCGCTCCTCTGCCTCCATGAGCTCTGACAGCACAgagctgtctctccctcctccgccTCAGGAGAAGAGCTTCGAGTCCCTCCACGACAAGATTCTGAAGAAGGTGATCGATAAGGACAAGCACCTGGAGCCAG GGTTAATGAAGATTGAGAAGAAGGTGAAACTGGAGGAGAAATCCCAGGTGATCG gAAAAAAGAAGGACAAGGATAAAGAGCGGAGGGACAGGAAAGAGAAGGACCACTTAAAACTgaaacagaagaagaagaagaaaaagaagaggaAATCCAAGCAGCACT GTTATTCTGACTACGATGACATGTCCCTGTCCTTCCTGGAGCGATCTACGGCGTCTACTCTTCATCGTTCTTCCACCTCCTTCactttcccctcctcctcctcctgctccaccACCAAACATTACCAGTACCCCCGCGCCATCCTCTCCGTCGACCTGACCGGAGAGA accTGTCAGACATAGACTTCCTGGAGGACTCGACCACAGAGAGCCTGCTGTTTAGTGGAGATGAGTACAACCAG GACTTTGACTCTTTGAACATGGAGGACTtccaggaggaggatgaggatggtACCCAGGAGATCGTCCGCTGTATCTGTGAGATGGACGAGGAGAATGGATTCATGATTCAG tgtgaggAGTGTATGTGCTGGCAGCACAGTGTGTGTATGGGGCTTCTGGAGGATAGCATCCCGGACCAGTACATATGTTACATCTGCAGAGACCCTCCAG gTCAAAGGTGGAGTGCCAAATATCTGCATGACAAAGACTGGTTGAACAAGGGTCAGATGTACGGCTTGTCCTTCCTCTCTGAGAACTACTCTGAGCAGAACTGTAAGACCAGCGTGTCCACCCATCAGCTGTTAGCAGACGTGTTCAGTGTCAACAACGTCCTTCACGGACTACAGCTGAAGATGGACATACTACA GAACAAACACAATCCCAATTTGCACTTCTGGGCTCGGTCATGGGTGAACTCTGACGAGGACCAGCCCATGGGCGGTCTCCCTGACTGCATCCACTTGACAGACAACTCTCTGAACAACCACAACTCCTCCAAGACTGACACTTACATCACCAGCGAACACAG CTACCAGAAACCCCCCAGCCCCGGACAGCTGGAACACTGGCTCTCTACAGACCGACCGGCTGCAGACCCCCACGGCTCTAACAgccaggagggaggaggggtgggggcgGACCTGGTGGTGGCTTATACTAACCCCGCCTCCCACTCCACCCACTTCACAGCCAAGGAACAGGAAGTAAGAAAG AAGACAACTGCCCTGGCTGTGCCTGGCTCCCTGGCTGTGCCTGGCTGTCTGAATGAGAGGGGACCAGACTCAGTGGAACATGCCAGGAACTGTCTCCAGTGGCAGATGAACCTCCTCACTCACATAGAAGATGTTCAGAACCAGGTGGCAGGCAGGATGGACCTCATAGAGAAGGAGCTTGATG TGTTGGAGAGCTGGCTGGACCTCAGTGGGGAGTTGGAGCCTCCGGACCCCCTGGCCAGGCTGCCTCAGCTTCAACACCGCATCAAGCAGCTCCTCACAGACCTGAGCAAGGTGCAACAGATGAGCACCCTGTGTTCTGTCTGA
- the phf20l1 gene encoding PHD finger protein 20-like protein 1 isoform X4, with the protein MSKKTPNRPGITFEVGARIEAQDYLQKWYSSRIEDIDFDEGKMLVHFDRWSHRYDEWIAWDSTRLRPFERPTLRKEGLKEEEGEVTERLSEMSASRLDELPGCTEDQTELPQPRQELRDGEEVLARWTDCRYYPAKIESVNKEGIYTVQFYDGVIRCVKKNHIKSMPHDAKGQDWIALVKAASAAAKSKGSSTPRTSANSNKVRDDPHGGKSDDEDGQEELDEELQDQSDSDKLESHEGDADCKKERTEVPVTSQQQKVPRTADHDSVQGQTQRQTGSSVTGSPAKCRNRRLKHHSGESNSSQKQRASRPPCSITTLSAGEDTMSAPESMLTPAPRHSCPDMATSGRSAEGQDHSGKRHGEAVPPGSPRSSEQSQRRRRSQRLASVSPDINSDPSVTSHPTTTQCPDLSPHGREHNTSHKDPSSSSPEDQVTNSVERAESSTLHNYCVGIPPTPSSAASILTPSHPPITHRDQLTDRPSANHTAVADKFPPLAAAAGRSITIRSPKLNKHTREPIMNTKRCDDPTSPNDLDLYKCKIPGCSKAFRKAKLLDYHLKYYHNADKDLQDSELPGSPDRAGRTRATSASMPTTTLLEVPDNTKRRRTVSTSSSLSPPGHMFQLDCTGLGSCLKPPRLNRKKRSSASMSSDSTELSLPPPPQEKSFESLHDKILKKVIDKDKHLEPGLMKIEKKVKLEEKSQVIGKKKDKDKERRDRKEKDHLKLKQKKKKKKKRKSKQHCYSDYDDMSLSFLERSTASTLHRSSTSFTFPSSSSCSTTKHYQYPRAILSVDLTGENLSDIDFLEDSTTESLLFSGDEYNQDFDSLNMEDFQEEDEDGTQEIVRCICEMDEENGFMIQCEECMCWQHSVCMGLLEDSIPDQYICYICRDPPGQRWSAKYLHDKDWLNKGQMYGLSFLSENYSEQNCKTSVSTHQLLADVFSVNNVLHGLQLKMDILQNKHNPNLHFWARSWVNSDEDQPMGGLPDCIHLTDNSLNNHNSSKTDTYITSEHSYQKPPSPGQLEHWLSTDRPAADPHGSNSQEGGGVGADLVVAYTNPASHSTHFTAKEQEVRKKTTALAVPGSLAVPGCLNERGPDSVEHARNCLQWQMNLLTHIEDVQNQVAGRMDLIEKELDVLESWLDLSGELEPPDPLARLPQLQHRIKQLLTDLSKVQQMSTLCSV; encoded by the exons GAGAGACTCAGTGAGATGTCAGCATCTCGCCTTGATGAGCTTCCTGGATGTACAGAGGACCAAACAGAGTTACCGCAGCCGAGACAA GAATTGAGAGATGGTGAAGAGGTGCTTGCGCGATGGACAGATTGTCGCTACTATCCTGCAAAGATTGAATCTGTAAACAAAGAGG GTATCTACACGGTGCAGTTTTATGATGGAGTTATTCGCTGTGTGAAAAAAAATCATATCAAATCTATGCCCCATGATGCAAAAGGACAG GACTGGATAGCCCTGGTGAAAGCTGCCTCGGCTGCAGCCAAGAGCAAAGGAAGCAGTACGCCTCGTACCAGTGCCAACAGCAACAAGGTCAGGGACGACCCTCACGGTGGGAAGTCTGACGATGAGGATGGTCAAGAAGAGCTGGATGAAGAGTTGCAGGATCAGTCCGACTCTGACAAACTGG AATCCCATGAAGGTGATGCTGACTGTAAGAAGGAGCGGACAGAAGTACCAGTGACTTCCCAACAACAG AAGGTACCAAGAACAGCAGACCATGATTCCGTACAGGGGCAGACCCAGAGACAGACTGGGTCCTCTGTGACGGGCTCTCCAGCCAAGTGTCGGAACAGGCGTCTGAAGCACCACTCTGGGGAGTCCAACAG CAGCCAGAAGCAGAGAGCGTCCAGGCCACCGTGCTCCATCACTACTCTGTCTGCTGGGGAGGACACCATGTCAGCCCCAGAGTCCATGCTGACTCCCGCCCCCAGACACAGCTGCCCAGACATGGCTACCTCAGGTCGGTCTGCTGAGGGACAGGATCATAGTGGAAAAA GGCATGGTGAGGCGGTTCCTCCAGGCTCCCCCAGGAGCTCAGAACAGAGCCAGAGGAGGAGACGCTCCCAGCGCCTGGCCAGCGTCAGCCCTGATATAAACTCTGACCCCAGCGTGACCTctcaccccaccaccacccagtgCCCTGACCTCTCACCCCATGGGAGGGAGCACAACACATCTCACAaagacccctcctcctcctctccagagg ATCAAGTGACAAACTCTGTGGAGAGGGCAGAGTCATCGACCCTCCACAACTACTGTGTTGGCATACCACCTACACCTTCATCTGCTGCCTCCATCCTCACACCATCTCATCCACCAATCACACACAGAGACCAGCTGACTGACAGGCCATCGGCCAATCATACGGCAGTGGCAGACAAATTCCCACCCTTAGCTGCAG CCGCTGGGAGGAGTATTACTATCAGGAGCCCTAAACTAAACAAGCACACCAGGGAGCCAA TCATGAACACCAAGCGGTGTGATGACCCAACGTCTCCCAACGACCTGGACCTCTACAAGTGTAAGATCCCTGGGTGCTCCAAGGCCTTCCGCAAAGCCAAGCTGCTGGACTACCACCTCAAGTATTACCACAACGCTGACAAGGACCTCCAGGACTCTGAGCTGCCAGGCTCCCCAGACAGGGCTGGTCGTACCCGGGCCACCTCAGCCTCCATGCCCACCACCACCCTGCTGGAGGTCCCTGACAACACAAAGAGACGCAGGACTGTCTCCACCTCATCGT caCTGTCCCCTCCGGGCCATATGTTCCAACTGGACTGTACTGGACTGGGAAGCTGTCTGAAACCTCCCAGGTTGAACAGGAAGAAGCGCTCCTCTGCCTCCATGAGCTCTGACAGCACAgagctgtctctccctcctccgccTCAGGAGAAGAGCTTCGAGTCCCTCCACGACAAGATTCTGAAGAAGGTGATCGATAAGGACAAGCACCTGGAGCCAG GGTTAATGAAGATTGAGAAGAAGGTGAAACTGGAGGAGAAATCCCAGGTGATCG gAAAAAAGAAGGACAAGGATAAAGAGCGGAGGGACAGGAAAGAGAAGGACCACTTAAAACTgaaacagaagaagaagaagaaaaagaagaggaAATCCAAGCAGCACT GTTATTCTGACTACGATGACATGTCCCTGTCCTTCCTGGAGCGATCTACGGCGTCTACTCTTCATCGTTCTTCCACCTCCTTCactttcccctcctcctcctcctgctccaccACCAAACATTACCAGTACCCCCGCGCCATCCTCTCCGTCGACCTGACCGGAGAGA accTGTCAGACATAGACTTCCTGGAGGACTCGACCACAGAGAGCCTGCTGTTTAGTGGAGATGAGTACAACCAG GACTTTGACTCTTTGAACATGGAGGACTtccaggaggaggatgaggatggtACCCAGGAGATCGTCCGCTGTATCTGTGAGATGGACGAGGAGAATGGATTCATGATTCAG tgtgaggAGTGTATGTGCTGGCAGCACAGTGTGTGTATGGGGCTTCTGGAGGATAGCATCCCGGACCAGTACATATGTTACATCTGCAGAGACCCTCCAG gTCAAAGGTGGAGTGCCAAATATCTGCATGACAAAGACTGGTTGAACAAGGGTCAGATGTACGGCTTGTCCTTCCTCTCTGAGAACTACTCTGAGCAGAACTGTAAGACCAGCGTGTCCACCCATCAGCTGTTAGCAGACGTGTTCAGTGTCAACAACGTCCTTCACGGACTACAGCTGAAGATGGACATACTACA GAACAAACACAATCCCAATTTGCACTTCTGGGCTCGGTCATGGGTGAACTCTGACGAGGACCAGCCCATGGGCGGTCTCCCTGACTGCATCCACTTGACAGACAACTCTCTGAACAACCACAACTCCTCCAAGACTGACACTTACATCACCAGCGAACACAG CTACCAGAAACCCCCCAGCCCCGGACAGCTGGAACACTGGCTCTCTACAGACCGACCGGCTGCAGACCCCCACGGCTCTAACAgccaggagggaggaggggtgggggcgGACCTGGTGGTGGCTTATACTAACCCCGCCTCCCACTCCACCCACTTCACAGCCAAGGAACAGGAAGTAAGAAAG AAGACAACTGCCCTGGCTGTGCCTGGCTCCCTGGCTGTGCCTGGCTGTCTGAATGAGAGGGGACCAGACTCAGTGGAACATGCCAGGAACTGTCTCCAGTGGCAGATGAACCTCCTCACTCACATAGAAGATGTTCAGAACCAGGTGGCAGGCAGGATGGACCTCATAGAGAAGGAGCTTGATG TGTTGGAGAGCTGGCTGGACCTCAGTGGGGAGTTGGAGCCTCCGGACCCCCTGGCCAGGCTGCCTCAGCTTCAACACCGCATCAAGCAGCTCCTCACAGACCTGAGCAAGGTGCAACAGATGAGCACCCTGTGTTCTGTCTGA
- the phf20l1 gene encoding PHD finger protein 20-like protein 1 isoform X6 yields MSKKTPNRPGITFEVGARIEAQDYLQKWYSSRIEDIDFDEGKMLVHFDRWSHRYDEWIAWDSTRLRPFERPTLRKEGLKEEEGEVTERLSEMSASRLDELPGCTEDQTELPQPRQELRDGEEVLARWTDCRYYPAKIESVNKEGIYTVQFYDGVIRCVKKNHIKSMPHDAKGQDWIALVKAASAAAKSKGSSTPRTSANSNKVRDDPHGGKSDDEDGQEELDEELQDQSDSDKLESHEGDADCKKERTEVPVTSQQQKVPRTADHDSVQGQTQRQTGSSVTGSPAKCRNRRLKHHSGESNSSQKQRASRPPCSITTLSAGEDTMSAPESMLTPAPRHSCPDMATSGHGEAVPPGSPRSSEQSQRRRRSQRLASVSPDINSDPSVTSHPTTTQCPDLSPHGREHNTSHKDPSSSSPEDQVTNSVERAESSTLHNYCVGIPPTPSSAASILTPSHPPITHRDQLTDRPSANHTAVADKFPPLAAAAGRSITIRSPKLNKHTREPIMNTKRCDDPTSPNDLDLYKCKIPGCSKAFRKAKLLDYHLKYYHNADKDLQDSELPGSPDRAGRTRATSASMPTTTLLEVPDNTKRRRTVSTSSSLSPPGHMFQLDCTGLGSCLKPPRLNRKKRSSASMSSDSTELSLPPPPQEKSFESLHDKILKKVIDKDKHLEPGLMKIEKKVKLEEKSQVIGKKKDKDKERRDRKEKDHLKLKQKKKKKKKRKSKQHCYSDYDDMSLSFLERSTASTLHRSSTSFTFPSSSSCSTTKHYQYPRAILSVDLTGENLSDIDFLEDSTTESLLFSGDEYNQDFDSLNMEDFQEEDEDGTQEIVRCICEMDEENGFMIQCEECMCWQHSVCMGLLEDSIPDQYICYICRDPPGQRWSAKYLHDKDWLNKGQMYGLSFLSENYSEQNCKTSVSTHQLLADVFSVNNVLHGLQLKMDILQNKHNPNLHFWARSWVNSDEDQPMGGLPDCIHLTDNSLNNHNSSKTDTYITSEHSYQKPPSPGQLEHWLSTDRPAADPHGSNSQEGGGVGADLVVAYTNPASHSTHFTAKEQEKTTALAVPGSLAVPGCLNERGPDSVEHARNCLQWQMNLLTHIEDVQNQVAGRMDLIEKELDVLESWLDLSGELEPPDPLARLPQLQHRIKQLLTDLSKVQQMSTLCSV; encoded by the exons GAGAGACTCAGTGAGATGTCAGCATCTCGCCTTGATGAGCTTCCTGGATGTACAGAGGACCAAACAGAGTTACCGCAGCCGAGACAA GAATTGAGAGATGGTGAAGAGGTGCTTGCGCGATGGACAGATTGTCGCTACTATCCTGCAAAGATTGAATCTGTAAACAAAGAGG GTATCTACACGGTGCAGTTTTATGATGGAGTTATTCGCTGTGTGAAAAAAAATCATATCAAATCTATGCCCCATGATGCAAAAGGACAG GACTGGATAGCCCTGGTGAAAGCTGCCTCGGCTGCAGCCAAGAGCAAAGGAAGCAGTACGCCTCGTACCAGTGCCAACAGCAACAAGGTCAGGGACGACCCTCACGGTGGGAAGTCTGACGATGAGGATGGTCAAGAAGAGCTGGATGAAGAGTTGCAGGATCAGTCCGACTCTGACAAACTGG AATCCCATGAAGGTGATGCTGACTGTAAGAAGGAGCGGACAGAAGTACCAGTGACTTCCCAACAACAG AAGGTACCAAGAACAGCAGACCATGATTCCGTACAGGGGCAGACCCAGAGACAGACTGGGTCCTCTGTGACGGGCTCTCCAGCCAAGTGTCGGAACAGGCGTCTGAAGCACCACTCTGGGGAGTCCAACAG CAGCCAGAAGCAGAGAGCGTCCAGGCCACCGTGCTCCATCACTACTCTGTCTGCTGGGGAGGACACCATGTCAGCCCCAGAGTCCATGCTGACTCCCGCCCCCAGACACAGCTGCCCAGACATGGCTACCTCAG GGCATGGTGAGGCGGTTCCTCCAGGCTCCCCCAGGAGCTCAGAACAGAGCCAGAGGAGGAGACGCTCCCAGCGCCTGGCCAGCGTCAGCCCTGATATAAACTCTGACCCCAGCGTGACCTctcaccccaccaccacccagtgCCCTGACCTCTCACCCCATGGGAGGGAGCACAACACATCTCACAaagacccctcctcctcctctccagagg ATCAAGTGACAAACTCTGTGGAGAGGGCAGAGTCATCGACCCTCCACAACTACTGTGTTGGCATACCACCTACACCTTCATCTGCTGCCTCCATCCTCACACCATCTCATCCACCAATCACACACAGAGACCAGCTGACTGACAGGCCATCGGCCAATCATACGGCAGTGGCAGACAAATTCCCACCCTTAGCTGCAG CCGCTGGGAGGAGTATTACTATCAGGAGCCCTAAACTAAACAAGCACACCAGGGAGCCAA TCATGAACACCAAGCGGTGTGATGACCCAACGTCTCCCAACGACCTGGACCTCTACAAGTGTAAGATCCCTGGGTGCTCCAAGGCCTTCCGCAAAGCCAAGCTGCTGGACTACCACCTCAAGTATTACCACAACGCTGACAAGGACCTCCAGGACTCTGAGCTGCCAGGCTCCCCAGACAGGGCTGGTCGTACCCGGGCCACCTCAGCCTCCATGCCCACCACCACCCTGCTGGAGGTCCCTGACAACACAAAGAGACGCAGGACTGTCTCCACCTCATCGT caCTGTCCCCTCCGGGCCATATGTTCCAACTGGACTGTACTGGACTGGGAAGCTGTCTGAAACCTCCCAGGTTGAACAGGAAGAAGCGCTCCTCTGCCTCCATGAGCTCTGACAGCACAgagctgtctctccctcctccgccTCAGGAGAAGAGCTTCGAGTCCCTCCACGACAAGATTCTGAAGAAGGTGATCGATAAGGACAAGCACCTGGAGCCAG GGTTAATGAAGATTGAGAAGAAGGTGAAACTGGAGGAGAAATCCCAGGTGATCG gAAAAAAGAAGGACAAGGATAAAGAGCGGAGGGACAGGAAAGAGAAGGACCACTTAAAACTgaaacagaagaagaagaagaaaaagaagaggaAATCCAAGCAGCACT GTTATTCTGACTACGATGACATGTCCCTGTCCTTCCTGGAGCGATCTACGGCGTCTACTCTTCATCGTTCTTCCACCTCCTTCactttcccctcctcctcctcctgctccaccACCAAACATTACCAGTACCCCCGCGCCATCCTCTCCGTCGACCTGACCGGAGAGA accTGTCAGACATAGACTTCCTGGAGGACTCGACCACAGAGAGCCTGCTGTTTAGTGGAGATGAGTACAACCAG GACTTTGACTCTTTGAACATGGAGGACTtccaggaggaggatgaggatggtACCCAGGAGATCGTCCGCTGTATCTGTGAGATGGACGAGGAGAATGGATTCATGATTCAG tgtgaggAGTGTATGTGCTGGCAGCACAGTGTGTGTATGGGGCTTCTGGAGGATAGCATCCCGGACCAGTACATATGTTACATCTGCAGAGACCCTCCAG gTCAAAGGTGGAGTGCCAAATATCTGCATGACAAAGACTGGTTGAACAAGGGTCAGATGTACGGCTTGTCCTTCCTCTCTGAGAACTACTCTGAGCAGAACTGTAAGACCAGCGTGTCCACCCATCAGCTGTTAGCAGACGTGTTCAGTGTCAACAACGTCCTTCACGGACTACAGCTGAAGATGGACATACTACA GAACAAACACAATCCCAATTTGCACTTCTGGGCTCGGTCATGGGTGAACTCTGACGAGGACCAGCCCATGGGCGGTCTCCCTGACTGCATCCACTTGACAGACAACTCTCTGAACAACCACAACTCCTCCAAGACTGACACTTACATCACCAGCGAACACAG CTACCAGAAACCCCCCAGCCCCGGACAGCTGGAACACTGGCTCTCTACAGACCGACCGGCTGCAGACCCCCACGGCTCTAACAgccaggagggaggaggggtgggggcgGACCTGGTGGTGGCTTATACTAACCCCGCCTCCCACTCCACCCACTTCACAGCCAAGGAACAGGAA AAGACAACTGCCCTGGCTGTGCCTGGCTCCCTGGCTGTGCCTGGCTGTCTGAATGAGAGGGGACCAGACTCAGTGGAACATGCCAGGAACTGTCTCCAGTGGCAGATGAACCTCCTCACTCACATAGAAGATGTTCAGAACCAGGTGGCAGGCAGGATGGACCTCATAGAGAAGGAGCTTGATG TGTTGGAGAGCTGGCTGGACCTCAGTGGGGAGTTGGAGCCTCCGGACCCCCTGGCCAGGCTGCCTCAGCTTCAACACCGCATCAAGCAGCTCCTCACAGACCTGAGCAAGGTGCAACAGATGAGCACCCTGTGTTCTGTCTGA